In the Mesorhizobium sp. WSM2240 genome, GCCGCCTTTTCGCGGGCGCTCGCACAGGCGAAATCGGGCTGACAAAATCGAGCCAAAAGCGCATGAATCGGGTGGAGAAACGCCTTCCGAACCGCGATATTCGCGTTCAAGGAGATTTGCCATGAACGCACAGACCGCGATCCTGCAAAAGGACATCACGCCCCAGGGCGGAGATTATGAAACCGTTCGCCGCGTGATCGAGAAGATCAGCCTCGACTATCGCGACCAGCCCTCTCTCGAGAATCTGGCGGCCGAGGTCGGCGAGACGCCGACGAACCTGCAAAAACTCTTCACCCGCTGGGCCGGCCTTTCGCCCAAAGGTTTTTTGCAGGCCGTGACGCTAGACCATGCAAGGAAGCTGCTCGACAGCGGCATGCCGCTGCTCGAAACCTCGTTCGAGGTCGGCATGTCCGGCCCCGGCCGGCTGCACGACCTCTTCGTCACCCACGAGGCGATGTCGCCCGGCGACTACAAGACCCGCGGCGCCGGGCTGACGATCCGCTACGGCTATCATATATCGCCGTTCGGCATCGCCCTGATCATGGTCACCGACCGCGGGCTGGCCGGGCTTTCCTTCAACGATCCCGGCGGCGAGCGGGAGGCCTTCGCCGACATGTCGAGCCGCTGGCCGAACGCTGCCTACATAGAGGACATGGCGGCGACCGCGC is a window encoding:
- a CDS encoding methylated-DNA--[protein]-cysteine S-methyltransferase; translation: MNAQTAILQKDITPQGGDYETVRRVIEKISLDYRDQPSLENLAAEVGETPTNLQKLFTRWAGLSPKGFLQAVTLDHARKLLDSGMPLLETSFEVGMSGPGRLHDLFVTHEAMSPGDYKTRGAGLTIRYGYHISPFGIALIMVTDRGLAGLSFNDPGGEREAFADMSSRWPNAAYIEDMAATAPYAARIFDPARWRSDQPLRVVMIGTDFQLRVWEALLKIPMGRARTYSSIAAEIGSPQASRAVGAAIGANPLSFVVPCHRALGKSGQLTGYHWGLTRKRAILGWEAGQVCAR